A portion of the Cherax quadricarinatus isolate ZL_2023a chromosome 21, ASM3850222v1, whole genome shotgun sequence genome contains these proteins:
- the LOC128689002 gene encoding haloalkane dehalogenase gives MQDLGGPTGVSAVLRDPGRYRRLVLLNTWLPQGDILSSVSSVWEHRAYLSWRFLVQAIGRHISVETVFKAVSDAPDDAIQWGYGAPFPSELYKAGPSWWPLMIPLRENDVVAREMQKAAGFLEHWQGPVLLGYSDGETFTLPGRPLLQRVLPRACHVKILDAGHFLQEDQGPVVASLIVSFIERGC, from the coding sequence atgcaGGACTTGGGTGGCCCAACTGGAGTGAGTGCTGTACTTCGAGACCCAGGGCGGTACCGTCGCTTAGTGTTGCTCAACACTTGGCTTCCTCAAGGTGATATTCTGTCTTCGGTCAGCTCGGTGTGGGAGCACCGGGCCTACCTCTCCTGGCGCTTCCTCGTCCAGGCCATAGGTCGTCACATCTCCGTGGAGACCGTCTTCAAGGCAGTATCTGATGCCCCCGACGACGCTATCCAGTGGGGCTACGGGGCCCCCTTTCCTTCTGAGCTGTacaaagcggggccctcctggtGGCCACTCATGATCCCCCTGCGGGAGAACGATGTTGTGGCCCGCGAGATGCAAAAGGCTGCTGGGTTCTTGGAGCACTGGCAAGGCCCCGTGTTACTTGGATACAGCGACGGGGAGACTTTCACGCTGCCGGGACGTCCTCTGCTGCAGCGAGTCCTTCCTAGGGCCTGCCATGTTAAGATCTTAGACGCCGGCCACTTCCTGCAAGAGGACCAAGGACCGGTCGTTGCCAGCCTCATTGTATCCTTCATAGAACGAGGATGTTGA